Proteins from one Natrinema salinisoli genomic window:
- a CDS encoding MFS transporter, with protein MTDRWLAAWGLGSVAFGGASLLVPLYIVLLGAAPVQLGILAATAAIVGAPGAIAFGRVANRVDNRRPLVIATLLGVTGSLAVIPFLTSIRSVIVVNAVLWLFVASVGPVLTMLVVDDAPEFAWSERIGLVNKYQGYGWAGGLVLGTIWPFVGSRLLAADAATLTRALFWVLAGCAGVSALLAIRTLPRPAPSAHVTDDRAVRRIGRLLAESGRGVKGATFAFSPNRLYWTTRGIDPRRLATRLDPTLRTYFVAGLFFFTGSAAFWAPLPLFLTDVGFDSGQIFALYLVSSLGSAVCYEAAGRLSARYDVRRLQSGTLAARGVLFPSTIAITMLGGAAALGGAALVLTLVGITWAGIAVIGTAIVTRLAPTSARGEILGAYVALGAIGGGLGGVLGGWAATVNYFTAFAVAGGLVLVGAGLVVSLEAFGNRSVTASASDSTAR; from the coding sequence ATGACGGATCGCTGGCTCGCTGCCTGGGGCCTCGGCTCGGTCGCGTTCGGCGGCGCATCGCTGTTGGTTCCACTCTACATCGTTTTGCTCGGTGCGGCGCCGGTACAGCTCGGTATTCTGGCCGCAACGGCGGCCATCGTGGGCGCGCCCGGCGCGATCGCGTTCGGTCGCGTGGCGAATCGGGTCGACAATCGCCGGCCGCTGGTCATCGCGACGCTACTCGGAGTCACGGGCTCGCTGGCCGTAATTCCGTTTCTGACGTCGATTAGGTCCGTTATCGTCGTGAACGCGGTCCTCTGGTTGTTCGTCGCGTCCGTCGGCCCCGTGTTGACCATGCTCGTCGTCGACGACGCACCGGAGTTCGCGTGGAGCGAACGGATCGGTCTGGTGAACAAGTATCAGGGCTACGGCTGGGCCGGCGGGCTCGTCCTCGGAACCATCTGGCCGTTCGTCGGGAGCCGACTGCTCGCGGCCGACGCGGCGACGCTGACCCGGGCGCTGTTCTGGGTGCTCGCGGGCTGTGCCGGCGTCAGCGCTCTCCTGGCGATACGGACGCTCCCGCGTCCCGCGCCGTCGGCACACGTCACGGACGACCGCGCCGTTCGACGGATCGGCCGACTGCTGGCGGAGTCGGGTCGCGGCGTCAAAGGCGCGACGTTCGCCTTCTCACCCAACCGTCTCTACTGGACGACCCGCGGCATCGATCCGCGACGGCTCGCGACGCGACTCGACCCGACGCTGCGGACGTACTTCGTCGCCGGCCTCTTCTTCTTTACCGGCTCCGCCGCGTTCTGGGCACCGCTCCCGCTGTTCCTGACCGACGTCGGCTTCGATTCGGGCCAGATATTCGCGCTCTATCTCGTCTCGAGTCTCGGCTCCGCGGTCTGTTACGAAGCCGCCGGACGGCTCTCGGCGCGATACGACGTCCGCCGCCTGCAGTCGGGCACCCTCGCCGCGCGAGGAGTGTTATTTCCGTCGACCATCGCGATCACGATGCTGGGCGGCGCCGCCGCGCTCGGTGGCGCCGCTCTCGTTCTGACGCTCGTGGGGATCACCTGGGCCGGCATCGCCGTCATCGGGACGGCGATCGTCACCCGGCTCGCGCCCACCAGCGCTCGCGGCGAGATACTCGGGGCCTACGTCGCGCTGGGCGCGATCGGCGGCGGTCTCGGCGGCGTTCTGGGCGGCTGGGCCGCGACCGTCAACTACTTCACCGCGTTCGCCGTCGCTGGCGGGCTCGTGCTGGTCGGGGCAGGGCTCGTCGTCTCGCTCGAGGCATTCGGGAATCGAAGCGTGACCGCATCGGCAAGCGATTCGACTGCCCGGTAG
- a CDS encoding response regulator, with protein sequence MIVEDDEELAELLTVWTRAFCGHNTRIHTAGSVADGQAKLESQPAVDIVLLDRRLPDGSGREVLETVPKGSDVITLMITAVAPGTDIIELPITDYLVKPIDEETLVKKLSLVEKLDTADALEPYTASRKASLLEYHLDRPEEDPLFRRFAARWSYDRLEIAVVEEHAVVYELYTGEASPAGESDIHVSVTGTLAPAIEPLFEAGEIEAIGELIPSGEDYAWVAADSSEPIEPADGIIGIYGFSCETPERYVDDDGGWEDEPTDIELAAVLESAFH encoded by the coding sequence TTGATCGTCGAAGACGACGAAGAACTCGCGGAACTTCTGACGGTCTGGACGCGAGCTTTCTGCGGGCACAACACGCGGATCCACACCGCGGGTTCGGTCGCCGACGGCCAGGCGAAACTGGAATCGCAGCCGGCAGTCGACATCGTCCTTCTCGATCGGCGACTCCCGGACGGTTCGGGGCGAGAGGTCCTCGAGACGGTCCCGAAAGGATCCGACGTGATCACTCTGATGATCACCGCAGTTGCCCCCGGAACCGACATTATCGAGCTCCCGATCACCGACTACCTCGTCAAACCCATCGACGAGGAAACGCTGGTCAAGAAACTCTCCCTCGTTGAGAAACTCGATACGGCCGATGCCCTCGAGCCGTATACGGCATCACGCAAGGCGAGCCTGCTCGAGTATCACCTCGACAGGCCTGAAGAGGACCCCCTGTTCAGACGCTTTGCGGCCAGATGGTCCTACGACCGGCTCGAAATCGCGGTCGTCGAGGAGCACGCGGTCGTCTACGAACTGTACACCGGCGAGGCGAGCCCGGCCGGGGAGAGCGACATCCACGTCTCGGTGACCGGTACGCTCGCACCGGCGATCGAACCGCTGTTCGAGGCCGGGGAGATCGAAGCGATCGGCGAGCTCATCCCGTCGGGTGAGGATTACGCCTGGGTAGCGGCCGACAGTTCCGAGCCGATCGAGCCGGCCGACGGGATCATCGGAATCTACGGCTTCAGCTGCGAAACCCCCGAACGCTACGTCGACGACGACGGCGGGTGGGAAGACGAACCGACCGATATCGAACTGGCTGCCGTCCTCGAGTCGGCCTTTCACTGA
- a CDS encoding PQQ-binding-like beta-propeller repeat protein, with product MAWKGGRRSVVKIGGVACAFGLAGCLGDSNESETGSTAGSDASWPTYGATAANVGYASLEGPLESVAERWRLETDATVRGSPVVADGTVYVGNDAGSLYALDAGTGETTWQFETGEEFRHSPSVTEGTVYVGSEDGFVYAIDAATGAERWRNEVAPDSSPTVVEGTVYVGGNWGTVHALEAETGEERWRFETDGEYVHTTPAVVDGTVYVGSEDGSVHAIDARGGEADWQFGTDEAVRGSPAVADGTVYLGSGDGFVYALDAITGEERWRFETDGFPNTSPAVHDDTVFVGCGTESADRRGDVIALDAAMGDVRWRFRVEEPVRTGPAVTDDAVYVGSDDGAVHAVDVESGEHRWRFPTNDAIVSSPAVAGGAVFVGSDDRRVYAVEER from the coding sequence ATGGCGTGGAAGGGTGGCCGGCGGTCGGTGGTGAAAATCGGCGGGGTAGCATGTGCGTTCGGGCTGGCAGGATGTCTCGGCGACAGCAACGAGTCGGAGACCGGATCGACCGCTGGGAGTGACGCGTCCTGGCCGACATACGGTGCGACGGCTGCGAACGTCGGTTACGCGTCTCTCGAAGGGCCGCTCGAGAGTGTCGCCGAACGGTGGCGGCTCGAGACGGACGCGACGGTTCGCGGCAGTCCAGTAGTGGCCGACGGGACGGTCTACGTCGGGAACGACGCAGGTAGTCTGTACGCGCTGGACGCCGGCACTGGCGAGACGACCTGGCAGTTCGAGACGGGTGAAGAGTTCCGCCACAGTCCGTCGGTGACCGAGGGGACGGTCTACGTCGGTAGCGAGGACGGGTTCGTGTACGCTATCGACGCGGCCACAGGGGCGGAACGCTGGCGAAACGAAGTGGCCCCCGATTCGAGTCCGACGGTCGTCGAGGGCACCGTCTACGTCGGGGGTAACTGGGGCACGGTCCACGCCCTCGAGGCGGAAACCGGCGAGGAACGCTGGCGGTTCGAGACGGACGGAGAGTACGTACACACGACCCCGGCAGTGGTCGACGGCACCGTCTACGTCGGTAGCGAGGACGGGTCGGTCCACGCGATCGATGCGCGAGGTGGAGAGGCCGACTGGCAGTTCGGGACGGACGAAGCGGTTCGCGGCAGTCCAGCGGTGGCCGACGGGACGGTCTACCTCGGGAGCGGCGACGGTTTCGTGTACGCCCTCGACGCGATCACCGGCGAGGAACGCTGGCGGTTCGAGACGGACGGGTTCCCGAATACCAGTCCCGCGGTTCACGATGACACCGTCTTCGTCGGCTGTGGCACCGAGTCCGCCGACCGCAGGGGCGACGTGATCGCACTCGACGCCGCGATGGGCGATGTCCGGTGGAGGTTCCGGGTCGAAGAACCAGTTCGGACCGGTCCGGCGGTGACCGACGACGCGGTCTACGTGGGGAGCGACGACGGGGCAGTCCACGCGGTCGACGTCGAGAGCGGCGAGCACCGCTGGCGGTTTCCGACGAACGACGCGATCGTCTCGAGCCCCGCCGTGGCCGGCGGTGCCGTCTTCGTCGGAAGCGACGACCGCAGGGTGTACGCGGTCGAAGAACGGTAG
- the coaBC gene encoding bifunctional phosphopantothenoylcysteine decarboxylase/phosphopantothenate--cysteine ligase CoaBC, with product MLEGVNVALGVTGSIAAVKTVELAHELRRQGAAVRGVMTDSAGGIIHPWAVEFATENEVVTEITGSVEHVELCGYDGWADVLLIAPATANTVGKIAGAVDDTPVTTCATTALGADTPIVIAPAMHEPMYDHPGVLEAIETVEEWGVEFVDPRIEEGKAKIASEDAIVADVARAAGDRPLEGDHVVVTSGATSESIDPVRVITNRSSGKMGRAVANACYVRGADVTLVHDGPDVPYADVREVESADEMLGATRAACDDTDVLVSAAAIGDYTVETSDEKIRSGQELTLELEPTPKLIDEIRSAHPDLPIVGFKTETSSDESAMIEQARTTLERADLAFVVANDASVMGADRTSALLVHAGDVARYEGSKAGLGSEIAASIAAVLESSTPTN from the coding sequence ATGCTCGAGGGAGTCAACGTTGCGCTCGGGGTGACCGGATCGATCGCGGCCGTCAAGACGGTCGAACTGGCCCACGAGCTCCGACGACAGGGTGCGGCGGTTCGCGGGGTGATGACCGACAGCGCAGGGGGAATTATCCATCCCTGGGCAGTCGAGTTCGCGACGGAGAACGAGGTCGTCACGGAGATCACGGGGAGCGTCGAGCACGTCGAGCTCTGCGGCTACGACGGCTGGGCAGACGTCCTCCTGATCGCTCCCGCGACCGCGAACACGGTGGGCAAGATCGCGGGCGCGGTCGACGACACGCCGGTGACCACGTGTGCGACGACCGCGCTCGGTGCCGACACGCCGATCGTGATCGCCCCCGCGATGCACGAACCGATGTACGACCACCCCGGTGTGCTCGAGGCCATCGAGACCGTCGAGGAGTGGGGCGTCGAGTTCGTCGATCCGCGCATCGAGGAGGGGAAGGCCAAGATCGCCAGCGAGGACGCGATCGTCGCCGACGTGGCCCGCGCGGCCGGCGACCGACCGCTCGAGGGGGATCACGTCGTCGTCACGAGCGGTGCGACCAGCGAGTCGATCGACCCCGTCCGGGTGATTACGAACCGCTCGTCGGGCAAGATGGGGCGGGCCGTCGCGAACGCCTGCTACGTGCGCGGGGCGGACGTGACCCTCGTCCACGACGGCCCCGACGTGCCGTACGCCGACGTCCGCGAAGTCGAGAGCGCCGACGAGATGCTCGGGGCGACGAGAGCGGCCTGCGACGACACCGACGTGCTCGTCTCTGCGGCCGCGATCGGCGACTACACCGTCGAGACGAGCGACGAGAAGATCCGCTCGGGGCAGGAGCTCACCCTCGAGCTCGAACCGACGCCGAAGCTCATCGACGAGATTCGATCCGCCCATCCGGACCTTCCGATCGTCGGCTTCAAGACCGAAACGTCGAGCGACGAATCGGCGATGATCGAGCAGGCGAGGACGACGCTCGAGCGAGCCGATCTCGCGTTCGTCGTCGCGAACGATGCCAGCGTGATGGGTGCGGACCGAACCAGCGCACTGCTGGTTCACGCCGGCGACGTCGCTCGCTACGAGGGGTCGAAGGCGGGACTGGGTAGCGAGATCGCCGCGTCGATCGCGGCGGTACTCGAATCCAGCACGCCGACGAACTAA
- a CDS encoding DUF1611 domain-containing protein, which produces MRVAILAHEKFPSQAKTALGVLRYADHDAVAVLDRETAGRRVSDSVPDVQDAPIVAGMSDLEPDAVDTLLIGIAPIGGGFDESWREDVRTALEYGCDVVSGLHYFLAEDEEFSRLAAENDCEIRDVRNPPDDLSVSEGVAGEVDADVILTVGTDCSVGKMTTTMELARDARAAGHDAAVIPTGQTGIMIEGWGNPIDRVVSDFTAGAVEEMILEKGDDHDYLFVEGQGSIVHPAYSPVTLGILHGSMADELVLCHEAGREEIHGYESFSLPSVRTCVDLYESVAAPVAESEVVAGALNTAGLEDDEAAREAVDDYASEIGAPATDVLRFGTDDLLEVLC; this is translated from the coding sequence ATGCGTGTCGCCATTCTCGCCCACGAGAAGTTTCCCAGCCAGGCCAAAACCGCCCTCGGCGTTCTCCGGTACGCCGACCACGACGCCGTCGCCGTCCTCGATCGAGAGACCGCCGGACGCCGCGTCTCGGATTCCGTCCCGGACGTACAGGACGCGCCGATCGTCGCCGGAATGAGTGATCTCGAGCCGGACGCGGTCGACACTCTGCTGATCGGGATCGCACCGATCGGGGGCGGCTTCGACGAGAGCTGGCGCGAGGACGTTCGAACGGCACTCGAGTACGGCTGCGACGTGGTATCGGGACTCCACTACTTCCTCGCCGAGGACGAGGAATTCTCCAGATTGGCGGCGGAGAACGACTGCGAGATTCGCGACGTTCGGAACCCGCCGGACGATCTCTCGGTCAGCGAGGGCGTCGCCGGGGAAGTCGACGCCGACGTGATCCTCACCGTCGGCACCGACTGCTCGGTCGGCAAGATGACGACGACGATGGAGCTCGCCCGCGACGCCCGTGCGGCCGGCCACGACGCCGCCGTCATCCCGACCGGCCAGACGGGGATCATGATCGAGGGCTGGGGGAACCCGATCGATCGCGTCGTCAGCGACTTCACCGCGGGCGCGGTCGAGGAAATGATTCTCGAAAAAGGCGACGACCACGACTACCTGTTCGTCGAGGGGCAAGGGAGCATCGTCCATCCGGCGTACTCGCCGGTCACTCTCGGCATCCTCCACGGATCGATGGCGGACGAACTCGTACTCTGCCACGAGGCCGGCCGAGAAGAGATCCACGGCTACGAGTCGTTCTCGCTGCCGTCGGTCCGGACCTGCGTCGATCTCTACGAGAGCGTCGCCGCACCGGTCGCGGAGAGCGAGGTCGTCGCCGGCGCACTCAACACCGCCGGCCTCGAGGACGACGAGGCCGCCCGGGAGGCGGTCGACGACTACGCCAGCGAAATCGGCGCACCCGCCACCGACGTGCTCCGGTTCGGAACCGACGACCTCCTCGAGGTGCTGTGCTGA
- a CDS encoding GtrA family protein: MIRSFLRSLVDGPLARQLRRFVIVGVIAATVQMILLWAFVDSAGLHYLVGAMIAIEITIVLSYVLNNAWTFQTIQNTGTIDYLTGLVKTNVVRGTAIPIQLAVLFSFVEWVHAPYLIANGIAIALSGVYRYVLDARWTWGST; this comes from the coding sequence ATGATCAGATCGTTCCTTCGCAGTCTCGTCGACGGGCCGCTTGCACGCCAGCTTCGACGGTTCGTCATCGTCGGGGTTATCGCTGCGACGGTACAGATGATACTGCTGTGGGCGTTCGTCGACAGCGCCGGGCTGCATTATCTGGTCGGTGCGATGATCGCCATCGAGATCACGATTGTCCTCTCGTACGTTCTCAACAACGCGTGGACGTTCCAGACGATCCAGAACACCGGCACTATCGATTATCTCACGGGGCTGGTCAAGACGAACGTCGTCCGCGGAACGGCGATACCGATCCAGCTCGCCGTCCTCTTCAGTTTCGTCGAGTGGGTACACGCTCCGTATCTCATCGCCAACGGGATCGCGATCGCTCTCAGTGGGGTGTATCGATACGTACTCGACGCGCGATGGACATGGGGGTCAACGTGA
- the arsN2 gene encoding arsenic resistance N-acetyltransferase ArsN2 encodes MTDVSITLRPVDAETVERVEALLKANDLPYRDVRTKPECFVTAFSETTFVGVGGVERYGSNGLLRSVVVTESNRGQGYGTALVGALEDRARSNGVETLYLLTTTASAFFQREGYDAVDREAVPESIQQTTEFADLCPNSAICLKKNLE; translated from the coding sequence ATGACCGACGTTTCGATAACGCTCCGACCGGTGGACGCTGAGACCGTCGAACGCGTCGAAGCGCTGTTGAAAGCCAACGACCTCCCGTATCGGGACGTCCGAACGAAGCCAGAGTGTTTCGTCACCGCGTTCTCCGAGACGACGTTCGTCGGCGTCGGCGGCGTCGAACGATACGGGTCGAACGGGCTCTTGCGGTCGGTCGTCGTGACGGAATCGAATCGCGGTCAGGGGTACGGCACTGCCCTGGTCGGCGCGCTCGAGGACCGCGCACGATCCAACGGGGTGGAGACGCTGTACCTCTTGACCACGACCGCGTCGGCGTTCTTTCAACGAGAGGGGTACGACGCAGTCGATCGAGAGGCCGTTCCGGAGTCCATTCAGCAAACGACCGAGTTCGCGGATCTCTGTCCGAACTCGGCGATCTGCCTGAAAAAGAACCTCGAGTGA
- a CDS encoding polymer-forming cytoskeletal protein, producing the protein MQSRRLRSDERAVSVVMGTVMLVGMVSIVMAVLAAGILGAGVFDQTPHAELMYQEDDTGTVAIGFTDIRGLSAGNTEIRLQGEGSCGSWDGSGDLEKGDITIVDGGDCPDPLEPGDVLQVIGSDTLLDTYELRGVSTGFDQCESELEGGDLTVEDGEVIEFDVVGDDGGRTDIDVEIEDGGELIGKVKLNGDGGMTFKGGSITGDVVTEDVPIVDNGPEIDGDITVPSDGTGDTLDLKSGTEMDGAITAAEEDVAVGDGSVVNGPIETDGSVELEDGTVNGDIDAEGHTVVLKGDSLVDGDVTADTIDCKDDSEITGDGSSEC; encoded by the coding sequence ATGCAGTCGCGTCGGCTTCGATCGGACGAGCGAGCGGTATCGGTAGTGATGGGAACGGTGATGCTCGTCGGAATGGTGTCGATAGTGATGGCGGTTCTCGCGGCGGGGATTCTCGGCGCCGGCGTCTTCGACCAGACGCCCCACGCGGAGCTTATGTATCAGGAAGACGACACCGGAACCGTGGCGATCGGCTTTACCGACATTCGGGGCCTGTCAGCCGGCAACACCGAAATCCGACTTCAGGGAGAAGGAAGCTGTGGCAGCTGGGACGGGAGCGGCGATCTCGAGAAGGGAGATATCACGATCGTCGACGGGGGCGATTGTCCCGATCCGCTCGAGCCGGGAGACGTATTGCAAGTCATCGGCTCCGACACGCTGCTCGATACGTACGAGTTGCGGGGTGTCTCGACCGGTTTCGACCAGTGTGAATCGGAACTCGAGGGCGGAGATCTCACGGTCGAAGACGGCGAAGTGATCGAGTTCGATGTCGTCGGTGACGACGGTGGGCGGACCGATATCGACGTCGAGATCGAAGACGGTGGGGAGCTTATTGGGAAGGTGAAATTGAACGGAGACGGTGGAATGACGTTCAAAGGAGGCAGCATAACTGGTGATGTCGTGACCGAAGACGTGCCAATCGTGGATAATGGACCGGAGATAGATGGAGATATCACGGTTCCGTCCGACGGAACGGGAGATACGCTCGATCTGAAATCGGGAACCGAAATGGACGGCGCGATTACAGCCGCCGAAGAAGACGTAGCCGTCGGAGACGGATCGGTTGTTAATGGACCGATCGAAACGGACGGATCCGTGGAACTCGAAGACGGAACCGTCAACGGAGATATCGATGCGGAGGGACACACGGTAGTTCTCAAAGGCGACTCTCTCGTCGACGGCGACGTAACTGCAGATACGATCGATTGCAAGGACGATTCCGAGATCACTGGCGACGGCTCCAGCGAGTGTTAA
- a CDS encoding dipeptide epimerase: MGLETSFERRTLPLEHPFEIARGRTTETEVAFIRIEDDDGTTGIGAAAPSSHYGETAATVEAVLPDLLAVVEAVDDPHRLERIERRMRETVRRNPAARAAVSIALHDLVGKRLEIPLYRYWGLDPADPLESSYTIGLDDLETMREKTESALDRGHGTLKIKLGTDCDAEIVRTIRSVAPDVRLFVDANEAWTPREAVAKIDRLAEFDLAFVEQPVSADDPEGLRFVYERSALPIAADESCVTLADIPRIADRCDIANLKLMKCGGLREAKRMIHAARAHGLEVMLGCMTESNASIAAACHLAPLLDYADLDGSLLLADDPYAGPIEKNGEIAIDDPNRPGTGAERR, translated from the coding sequence ATGGGGCTCGAGACGTCGTTCGAACGGCGTACGCTGCCCCTCGAGCACCCCTTCGAGATCGCTCGCGGGAGGACGACCGAAACCGAGGTCGCGTTCATCCGGATCGAAGACGACGACGGGACGACCGGCATCGGCGCTGCCGCACCGTCGTCCCATTACGGGGAGACCGCCGCCACGGTCGAGGCCGTTCTCCCCGACCTGCTCGCGGTGGTAGAAGCCGTCGACGATCCCCACCGCCTCGAGCGGATCGAACGCCGCATGCGCGAGACTGTTCGACGAAATCCGGCTGCCCGGGCCGCAGTGAGCATCGCGCTGCACGATCTCGTCGGCAAACGACTCGAGATACCCCTCTATCGCTACTGGGGGCTCGATCCCGCTGATCCCCTCGAAAGTTCCTATACCATCGGGCTCGACGATCTCGAGACGATGCGCGAGAAGACGGAATCGGCCCTGGACCGAGGGCACGGGACCCTGAAAATCAAACTCGGGACCGACTGCGACGCCGAGATCGTCCGGACGATTCGATCCGTCGCACCGGACGTCAGGCTGTTCGTCGACGCGAACGAGGCCTGGACCCCACGGGAAGCGGTCGCAAAAATCGATCGCCTCGCTGAGTTCGACCTCGCGTTCGTCGAACAGCCGGTTTCCGCCGACGATCCCGAGGGGCTGCGGTTCGTGTACGAGCGGTCGGCACTGCCGATCGCCGCCGACGAATCATGCGTGACGCTCGCGGATATTCCCAGAATCGCGGACCGGTGTGACATCGCGAACCTGAAACTGATGAAATGCGGCGGCCTCCGGGAGGCGAAACGGATGATCCACGCGGCCCGGGCCCACGGTCTCGAGGTCATGCTCGGCTGTATGACTGAATCGAACGCCTCCATCGCAGCGGCGTGTCACCTCGCGCCCCTGCTGGACTACGCCGATCTGGACGGCTCCCTGCTGCTCGCGGACGATCCGTATGCGGGGCCGATCGAAAAGAACGGCGAGATCGCGATCGACGATCCGAATCGGCCGGGAACCGGCGCGGAGCGGCGCTGA
- a CDS encoding sulfatase: MVSDTSVSNVVLVTVDSLRADAIGPYDSDRHTPVMDSLADSGTVFERAFATGNWTPFSFPSMLASRPVFADNGRIGVEDSPTLAETVSDAGVSTGGFNAANGFLTTHWGYDDGFDEFDPFVANVGSSVYSRYLATHPTVEAWLQLAASPIRRAGSWLRGNTDDRPFLDTSRMFDVEHAAGEFVEETDSPFFLWIHYMDTHTPYVPAPRYIREVSDDRLGTHKMLLAHTRTGLGWDVSDRTLADLRTLYQATARQVDASIGRLLETLSDHDYDDDTAVILAGDHGEEFQEHGHLAHYPKLYDELIHVPFIVDVPGSEGGRVEQQVGLDSIPPTVTDLMDVEAPDEWTGETLVPSVVGEESPADEPVVSVTVRDESVTKQPIPRSLEDGELLVSARNRDWTYIENVETEEPELYYRPDDPLQQTNLATDPTPEQRDVIESLAPVVAAHASMIRDAEPTEEDGDVDEDLEARLSALGYR; the protein is encoded by the coding sequence ATGGTATCTGATACGTCTGTTTCGAACGTTGTACTCGTCACGGTCGATTCGCTGCGTGCGGACGCGATCGGCCCGTACGATAGCGATCGGCACACACCGGTGATGGATTCCCTCGCCGACAGCGGCACCGTTTTCGAGCGGGCCTTCGCGACCGGGAACTGGACGCCGTTTTCGTTCCCGTCGATGCTCGCTTCCCGGCCCGTGTTTGCCGACAACGGCCGAATCGGCGTCGAAGATTCGCCGACGCTCGCGGAAACGGTCTCCGACGCGGGCGTTTCGACCGGCGGATTCAACGCCGCCAACGGCTTTCTCACGACGCACTGGGGGTACGACGACGGGTTCGACGAGTTCGATCCCTTCGTCGCGAACGTGGGCTCGAGCGTGTACAGCCGGTATCTCGCGACGCACCCGACGGTCGAAGCGTGGCTCCAGTTGGCGGCCTCGCCGATCCGTCGCGCCGGCTCCTGGCTCCGCGGAAACACGGACGATCGGCCGTTTCTGGACACGTCGCGGATGTTCGACGTCGAACACGCCGCGGGCGAGTTCGTCGAGGAGACGGATTCGCCGTTCTTCCTCTGGATCCACTACATGGACACGCACACGCCGTACGTTCCCGCACCACGCTACATCCGCGAGGTCTCCGACGACCGGCTCGGGACCCACAAGATGTTGCTCGCCCACACGCGAACCGGACTCGGATGGGACGTCAGCGACCGAACGCTCGCGGACCTTCGAACGCTCTATCAGGCGACGGCCCGGCAGGTCGACGCGAGCATCGGCCGGCTCCTCGAGACCCTCTCGGACCACGATTACGACGACGATACGGCCGTCATCCTGGCGGGCGACCACGGCGAGGAGTTCCAGGAACACGGCCACCTCGCACACTATCCCAAGCTGTACGACGAGCTGATTCACGTCCCGTTCATCGTGGACGTTCCCGGCTCCGAGGGAGGCCGAGTCGAGCAGCAGGTCGGACTCGATTCCATCCCGCCGACGGTAACCGATCTGATGGACGTCGAGGCCCCGGACGAGTGGACCGGCGAGACGCTCGTTCCGAGCGTCGTCGGCGAGGAGTCCCCGGCCGACGAGCCGGTCGTCTCGGTCACCGTCCGGGACGAGTCGGTGACGAAACAGCCGATCCCGCGGTCGCTCGAGGACGGCGAACTCCTCGTCAGCGCTCGGAACCGTGACTGGACCTACATCGAAAACGTCGAAACCGAGGAGCCAGAACTGTACTATCGACCCGACGACCCGCTGCAACAGACGAACCTCGCGACCGATCCGACTCCGGAGCAACGGGACGTGATCGAATCGCTCGCGCCGGTCGTTGCGGCCCACGCGAGTATGATCCGGGATGCGGAGCCGACGGAAGAGGACGGGGACGTCGACGAGGACCTCGAGGCGCGGTTGTCGGCCCTCGGCTACCGATAG
- a CDS encoding YqaA family protein, translating to MAIPLPTILVVEALNGLLAAPGEALVESATGWGGMGIVFVYSFLIAFALPGPSEVVLLAPLDLGFPQWLRLTIIMLVSATGKAAGSVVAFHLGQEVKQSGPITRWLRRSRWDILAWSEKRSVQLARRYGYGGLAIALSVPFFPDTISIYAFAVLEEDYPRFALATFLGSLGRLVVTVGFFGGLATVF from the coding sequence ATGGCTATTCCGCTCCCGACGATTCTCGTGGTAGAGGCACTGAACGGTCTGCTCGCTGCTCCCGGTGAAGCACTCGTCGAGTCCGCCACCGGCTGGGGCGGGATGGGGATCGTCTTCGTCTACTCGTTTCTGATCGCGTTCGCGCTGCCCGGTCCCAGCGAGGTCGTCCTGCTCGCGCCGCTCGATCTCGGCTTTCCGCAGTGGCTCCGCCTCACGATAATCATGCTCGTCAGCGCGACCGGCAAGGCGGCCGGCAGCGTGGTCGCGTTTCACCTCGGGCAGGAAGTCAAACAGTCCGGACCGATAACGCGGTGGTTGCGTCGGTCCAGATGGGACATCCTCGCCTGGTCGGAGAAGCGCTCGGTCCAGCTCGCGCGGCGGTACGGGTACGGCGGGCTCGCGATCGCCCTCTCCGTTCCGTTCTTCCCCGACACGATCTCGATATACGCCTTCGCCGTCCTCGAGGAAGATTACCCGCGATTCGCCCTGGCCACGTTCCTCGGGAGCCTCGGCCGGCTCGTCGTGACGGTGGGGTTCTTCGGTGGCCTCGCGACGGTATTTTGA